The following coding sequences are from one Culex quinquefasciatus strain JHB chromosome 1, VPISU_Cqui_1.0_pri_paternal, whole genome shotgun sequence window:
- the LOC6035191 gene encoding dnaJ homolog subfamily C member 8, with protein MAQGSGNDDQRFSEFYTEVKQIEKRDSVLTSAQQIERLLRPGSSYFNLNPFEVLQLEPDTPIEQIKKKYRSLSILVHPDKNQDDKDRAQAAFEVINKAYKTLENEIGRKKCLEVYEEAKDRTDAMIAEKRKKLRKEGKSELIPEDDPGKYKHAVYVMVMKLFADMERRRQQLDLRDQEERKRKREAEIEEEEQKNYQKEWQKNFEESRQNRVNSWQTFQQAATSASSSSSSSNSFESAAIPAAKPKKAKKTKYTSFNPPKLKPETR; from the exons ATGGCTCAAGGTTCCGGCAACGATGACCAGCGTTTCAGCGAATTCTACACCGAG GTCAAACAAATCGAAAAGCGGGATTCTGTCCTGACTTCGGCACAGCAAATCGAACGTCTTCTGCGTCCTGGCTCGTCGTATTTCAACTTGAACCCGTTTGAGGTCCTCCAGCTGGAGCCGGACACTCCGATCGAGCAGATCAAGAAAAAGTACCGCAGTTTGTCGATTCTGGTACATCCGGATAAAAACCAGGACGACAAGGACCGGGCCCAGGCGGCTTTCGAGGTTATTAATAAGGCTTACAAGACTCTTGAGAATGAGATTGGccgcaaaaaatgtttggaagtTTACGAGGAAGCGAAAGATCGCACCGACGCGATGATTGCGGAAAAGCGGAAAAAGCTACGCAAAGAAGGCAAATCTGAACTCATTCCGGAGGACGATCCGGGCAAGTACAAACATGCCGTGTACGTGATGGTGATGAAGCTGTTTGCGGACATGGAGCGGCGCCGCCAGCAGCTCGACCTCCGCGACCAGGAAGAGCGCAAACGGAAGCGAGAGGCGGAAATCGAAGAGGAGGAGCAGAAAAACTACCAGAAAGAGTGGCAGAAGAACTTTGAGGAATCGCGCCAAAACAGGGTCAACAGTTGGCAAACCTTCCAGCAAGCGGCCACATCGGCGTCctcctcgtcctcgtcgtcaAACTCGTTTGAATCCGCCGCCATACCGGCGGCCAAACCGAAAAAGGCCAAGAAGACCAAGTACACGTCGTTCAACCCACCCAAGCTAAAGCCGGAAACGCGCTAA
- the LOC6035192 gene encoding uncharacterized protein LOC6035192, translating to MEFSTLPSEVQQLIFDGMTYRTRLNASLVCRQWHRLAFTTKFLQQTQLTLEIRQSQCLADAVAILQHSERSYRQLKLIYQGNTQQSLVALTELLETVRDIRELDLLFFFYCFREKLNIVIAEVLAECSCLESFTIGIRGRLMSWIGENRPVATAAVVDLEKDAPRFPALKSLVIKRNPDLLHPRFYEISQSLHSPTFYVPPEPEMLPNLRHLTMNCETATQLRLFAHCAERLESAAIVSFDGQGRFVEPFLELRLPQVQSLILPGFRRSDTAKLCQFLKVLRRVTVLQMEQVLIDSEVIETLFENCSTLKQLVLYMEYLPAGCFRNIARLEKLEKLRLVGKVQNGWVNHEDYFLGAVGGQLRLNSLTISHFVFTSGDFATSIASVFVNLQELRILDCRAKNNIIGPIAEGLWFLRSLEYNKVTHGGVRPVWPPFLNRVKLVNCAWASGDFLNKLLEQCPRLKRISLSACGASREAVQRVTEAATARGCVVERTMNMCHSEKQKLRN from the exons ATGGAATTTTCAACTTTACCGTCAGAA GTCCAGCAGCTAATCTTCGACGGAATGACCTACCGGACGCGCCTAAACGCTTCCCTCGTTTGCCGCCAGTGGCACCGGCTAGCCTTCACGACCAAATTTCTCCAGCAGACTCAACTAACGCTAGAAATCCGACAGTCCCAGTGCCTCGCGGACGCCGTGGCCATCTTGCAGCACTCGGAACGTTCCTACCGACAATTGAAGCTGATTTATCAGGGCAACACGCAGCAAAGTCTGGTAGCGCTGACGGAGCTGCTGGAGACGGTTCGGGACATTCGGGAGTTGGACTTGCTGTTTTTCTTTTACTGCTTCCGGGAAAAGCTGAACATTGTGATTGCTGAGGTGCTGGCCGAGTGCAGCTGTTTGGAGTCGTTTACGATTGGGATTCGGGGGAGGTTGATGAGCTGGATTGGTGAGAACCGGCCGGTGGCCACGGCGGCGGTTGTTGATTTGGAGAAGGATGCTCCGCGGTTTCCGGCGCTTAAAAGTTTGGTCATAAAGCGAAATCCGGATTTGCTGCATCCGAGGTTTTACGAAATCTCTCAATCGCTTCATTCGCCCACGTTTTACGTGCCTCCGGAGCCGGAAATGTTGCCAAATCTGCGCCATCTGACGATGAACTGCGAGACGGCGACCCAGCTGCGACTGTTTGCGCACTGTGCCGAGCGGTTGGAGTCCGCGGCGATAGTTTCGTTCGACGGTCAGGGACGGTTCGTGGAGCCCTTTCTCGAGTTGAGGCTGCCACAGGTTCAGAGTTTGATTTTGCCTGGATTTCGGAGATCCGACACGGCGAAGCTGTGCCAGTTTTTGAAGGTGTTACGTAGGGTTACCGTGCTACAGATGGAGCAGGTTCTCATCGATAGCGAAGTGATTGAGACGTTGTTTGAGAATTGTTCGACGCTGAAGCAGCTGGTTCTGTACATGGAATACTTGCCAGCCGGTTGCTTTCGGAACATTGCACGGCTGGAAAAGCTGGAGAAGCTCAGGCTCGTTGGGAAGGTGCAAAATGGGTGGGTTAACCACGAGGACTACTTTTTGGGAGCGGTTGGCGGCCAACTCCGGCTGAACTCCCTGACCATCAGCCACTTTGTGTTCACCAGCGGAGATTTCGCGACGAGCATTGCGTCGGTCTTCGTCAACCTGCAAGAGCTACGAATCTTGGATTGCCGTGCCAAAAACAACATCATCGGACCCATCGCCGAGGGTTTGTGGTTCCTGCGGAGTTTGGAATACAACAAGGTCACCCACGGCGGAGTGCGTCCAGTGTGGCCACCGTTTTTGAACCGCGTAAAGTTGGTCAACTGTGCCTGGGCGAGCGGAGACTTCCTCAACAAGCTGCTCGAGCAATGCCCGCGGCTCAAGCGGATAAGTCTGTCCGCTTGCGGTGCCTCGCGGGAAGCCGTGCAGCGTGTTAC